In Electrophorus electricus isolate fEleEle1 chromosome 1, fEleEle1.pri, whole genome shotgun sequence, a single window of DNA contains:
- the LOC113574318 gene encoding coiled-coil and C2 domain-containing protein 1B-like, whose translation MVLSRQKEYKLADVQAKQTGDIEQVKHYCMMAKHSQKLESTVEASKHSEFEDVRSFLPPPEGVLDEEQNDSLQSTDELRAVTKNSDSFGDELQVNHTTVSDQEAIHADPIMF comes from the exons ATGGTGCTGAGTAGACAGAAGGAATACAAGTTGGCTGATGTCCAAGCCAAACAGACAGGAGACATAGAGCAGGTCAAGCATTACTGCATGATGGCGAAG CATTCTCAGAAATTAGAGTCCACTGTGGAAGCTTCCAAGCACAGTGAATTTGAAGATGTCCGTTCCTTTCTGCCCCCTCCTG AGGGTGTGCTGGATGAAGAACAGAATGACTCCCTGCAGTCCACTGATGAGCTCCGTGCTGTGACCAAAAACAGCG ATTCATTTGGCGATGAACTTCAAGTAAACCACACCACTGTCTCGGACCAGGAGGCAATACATGCTGATCCTATTATGTTTTGA
- the LOC113574378 gene encoding coiled-coil and C2 domain-containing protein 1A-like: MLLTIVRGINLPVPGGISLNDLETSVRFEFAFPSLEEAQRDQTHSVKSSSSPDFGEQFVLQIKRGHRGFKRVLSKGIKFEIIQKGTLFRTDKVVGSAELKLDSLESECAIRQLVEVFKRRTPSGGHLEVRVRIREPLGGPQSHTVTEKWLVLDPLTLPLVVASKPQIQDSTVKRVSSRSAICSVL, translated from the exons ATGCTGTTGACCATAGTGAGAGGGATCAATTTACCTGTTCCTGGAG GTATTTCCCTAAATGATTTAGAGACCAGTGTGCGCTTCGAGTTTGCTTTTCCTAGTTTG GAGGAGGCTCAAAGGGATCAGACTCATTCAGTAAAAAGCTCCAGCAGTCCAG ATTTTGGAGAGCAGTTTGTGCTTCAGATTAAGCGTGGCCACCGAGGCTTCAAGAGAGTCCTGTCTAAAGGCATCAAGTTTGAGATCATTCAGAAAGG AACTCTGTTTAGGACTGATAAAGTGGTTGGCTCTGCTGAGCTGAAGTTGGACTCCCTAGAGAGCGAGTGTGCGATCAGACAGCTAGTAGAG GTGTTCAAACGGCGAACTCCTTCAGGAGGACACCTTGAGGTGCGGGTAAGGATTCGGGAGCCGTTGGGTGGACCACAGTCCCACACAGTAACAGAGAAATGGCTGGTTTTGGACCCCCTCACCTTACCACTG GTTGTTGCTTCCAAGCCCCAGATTCAAGACAGCACTGTGAAACGTGTAAGTAGCAG ATCTGCTATATGTAGTGTTCTCTGA
- the slc25a23b gene encoding calcium-binding mitochondrial carrier protein SCaMC-3b isoform X5, which produces MGEAGSRFPFEWTRARCQDNDVSEPEREKRWAELFDQLDLNKDGRIDINELRAGLDAWGVVQSDVEEIVRVSDTNRDGQLDFEEFSRYLRNHEKELRHMFCSLDRNNDGHIDVGEIQQSLYTLGVKVSFEEACRILQRLVIRERRHIIHPLFALLLSSIDRDGTMTIDWNEWRDHFLFNPFHKMEDIAHYWKHSLMLDIGEQLTVPDEFSEWERRTGLVWRQLVAGAIAGVVSRTGTAPLDRLKVFLQVHGSGGFSLWTGLRGMVREGGVRSLWRGNGINVLKIAPESAIKFMAYEQIKWVIRGCKEGGTLRVQERFVAGSLAGATAQTIIYPMEVLKTRLTLRKTGQYSGTIDCARQMLRKEGVLAFYRGYVPNTLGIIPYAGIDLAVYETLKNAWLQQYCTGSADPGVLVLLACGTVSSTCGQLASYPLSLIRTRMQAQASIEGAPQLSMLGQFKYIVSHEGVPGLYRGIAPNFLKVIPAVSISYVVYENMKKALGVG; this is translated from the exons ATGGGTGAAGCAGGCTCTCGCTTCCCTTTTGAATGGACCCGAGCTCGCTGTCAAGATAACGACGTGTCTGAACCAGAGCGAGAAAAACGATGGGCCGAACTGTTCGATCAACTGGATTTAAATAAAGATGGTAGAATAGACATAAACGAACTTCGTGCTGGACTGGATGCTTGGGGTGTCGTTCAAAGTGACGTAGAGGAG ATAGTGCGTGTGAGTGATACCAATCGAGATGGACAGCTGGACTTTGAGGAATTCAGCCGGTATCTGCGCAACCATGAGAAGGAGCTGAGGCACATGTTCTGCAGCTTGGACCGTAACAACGATG GTCACATAGATGTGGGGGAAATCCAGCAGTCCTTGTACACCTTAGGTGTGAAGGTATCTTTTGAGGAGGCCTGTAGGATACTGCAAAGGTTAGTCATCAGAGAGAGGAGGCAC ATTATTCACCCTTTATTTGCTCTGCTATTATCCAGTATAGACAGGGATGGCACCATGACAATTGACTGGAATGAATGGCGAGACCATTTCCTGTTTAACCCTTTCCACAAAATGGAGGACATCGCCCACTACTGGAAGCactcattg ATGCTTGATATTGGAGAACAGCTGACTGTGCCGGATGAGTTTTCTGAGTGGGAGCGGAGGACAGGGTTGGTCTGGAGGCAGCTGGTTGCTGGAGCAATAGCGGGAGTTGTGTCCAGAACAGGAACTGCCCCGCTAGATAGACTCAAGGTTTTTCTTCAG GTTCATGGCTCGGGTGGTTTTAGCTTATGGACTGGACTGCGTGGAATGGTGCGGGAAGGCGGCGTCAGGTCCTTATGGAGAGGCAATggcataaatgtattaaaaatcgCTCCCGAGTCTGCCATAAAGTTCATGGCCTATGAACAG ATAAAGTGGGTGATTCGAGGCTGTAAAGAAGGGGGCACACTGAGGGTGCAGGAGAGGTTTGTTGCTGGCTCACTGGCTGGAGCCACTGCTCAAACCATCATCTACCCCATGGAG GTGCTGAAGACGCGTCTTACTCTACGCAAGACAGGGCAGTACTCAGGGACAATAGACTGCGCCAGGCAGATGCTGCGTAAAGAAGGGGTTCTGGCCTTCTATAGAGGCTATGTGCCCAACACACTGGGCATCATTCCTTATGCTGGCATCGATCTAGCTGTCTATGAG ACTCTGAAGAATGCATGGTTGCAGCAGTACTGTACAGGTTCAGCTGACCCTGGGGTTTTGGTGCTGCTCGCCTGTGGCACTGTGTCAAGCACCTGTGGTCAGCTAGCCAGTTATCCACTGTCCCTCATCCGCACTCGTATGCAAGCCCAGG CCTCCATAGAGGGTGCTCCACAGCTGTCCATGTTGGGTCAGTTCAAGTATATAGTCTCCCATGAGGGTGTACCAGGTCTCTACCGTGGCATTGCCCCCAACTTCCTTAAGGTCATTCCTGCTGTCAGCATCTCCTATGTAGTCTATGAAAATATGAAGAAAGCTCTGGGAGTGGGCTAA
- the slc25a23b gene encoding calcium-binding mitochondrial carrier protein SCaMC-3b isoform X1, giving the protein MGEAGSRFPFEWTRARCQDNDVSEPEREKRWAELFDQLDLNKDGRIDINELRAGLDAWGVVQSDVEEIVRVSDTNRDGQLDFEEFSRYLRNHEKELRHMFCSLDRNNDGHIDVGEIQQSLYTLGVKVSFEEACRILQSIDRDGTMTIDWNEWRDHFLFNPFHKMEDIAHYWKHSLMLDIGEQLTVPDEFSEWERRTGLVWRQLVAGAIAGVVSRTGTAPLDRLKVFLQVHGSGGFSLWTGLRGMVREGGVRSLWRGNGINVLKIAPESAIKFMAYEQIKWVIRGCKEGGTLRVQERFVAGSLAGATAQTIIYPMEVLKTRLTLRKTGQYSGTIDCARQMLRKEGVLAFYRGYVPNTLGIIPYAGIDLAVYETLKNAWLQQYCTGSADPGVLVLLACGTVSSTCGQLASYPLSLIRTRMQAQASIEGAPQLSMLGQFKYIVSHEGVPGLYRGIAPNFLKVIPAVSISYVVYENMKKALGVG; this is encoded by the exons ATGGGTGAAGCAGGCTCTCGCTTCCCTTTTGAATGGACCCGAGCTCGCTGTCAAGATAACGACGTGTCTGAACCAGAGCGAGAAAAACGATGGGCCGAACTGTTCGATCAACTGGATTTAAATAAAGATGGTAGAATAGACATAAACGAACTTCGTGCTGGACTGGATGCTTGGGGTGTCGTTCAAAGTGACGTAGAGGAG ATAGTGCGTGTGAGTGATACCAATCGAGATGGACAGCTGGACTTTGAGGAATTCAGCCGGTATCTGCGCAACCATGAGAAGGAGCTGAGGCACATGTTCTGCAGCTTGGACCGTAACAACGATG GTCACATAGATGTGGGGGAAATCCAGCAGTCCTTGTACACCTTAGGTGTGAAGGTATCTTTTGAGGAGGCCTGTAGGATACTGCAAAG TATAGACAGGGATGGCACCATGACAATTGACTGGAATGAATGGCGAGACCATTTCCTGTTTAACCCTTTCCACAAAATGGAGGACATCGCCCACTACTGGAAGCactcattg ATGCTTGATATTGGAGAACAGCTGACTGTGCCGGATGAGTTTTCTGAGTGGGAGCGGAGGACAGGGTTGGTCTGGAGGCAGCTGGTTGCTGGAGCAATAGCGGGAGTTGTGTCCAGAACAGGAACTGCCCCGCTAGATAGACTCAAGGTTTTTCTTCAG GTTCATGGCTCGGGTGGTTTTAGCTTATGGACTGGACTGCGTGGAATGGTGCGGGAAGGCGGCGTCAGGTCCTTATGGAGAGGCAATggcataaatgtattaaaaatcgCTCCCGAGTCTGCCATAAAGTTCATGGCCTATGAACAG ATAAAGTGGGTGATTCGAGGCTGTAAAGAAGGGGGCACACTGAGGGTGCAGGAGAGGTTTGTTGCTGGCTCACTGGCTGGAGCCACTGCTCAAACCATCATCTACCCCATGGAG GTGCTGAAGACGCGTCTTACTCTACGCAAGACAGGGCAGTACTCAGGGACAATAGACTGCGCCAGGCAGATGCTGCGTAAAGAAGGGGTTCTGGCCTTCTATAGAGGCTATGTGCCCAACACACTGGGCATCATTCCTTATGCTGGCATCGATCTAGCTGTCTATGAG ACTCTGAAGAATGCATGGTTGCAGCAGTACTGTACAGGTTCAGCTGACCCTGGGGTTTTGGTGCTGCTCGCCTGTGGCACTGTGTCAAGCACCTGTGGTCAGCTAGCCAGTTATCCACTGTCCCTCATCCGCACTCGTATGCAAGCCCAGG CCTCCATAGAGGGTGCTCCACAGCTGTCCATGTTGGGTCAGTTCAAGTATATAGTCTCCCATGAGGGTGTACCAGGTCTCTACCGTGGCATTGCCCCCAACTTCCTTAAGGTCATTCCTGCTGTCAGCATCTCCTATGTAGTCTATGAAAATATGAAGAAAGCTCTGGGAGTGGGCTAA
- the slc25a23b gene encoding calcium-binding mitochondrial carrier protein SCaMC-3b isoform X2 translates to MGEAGSRFPFEWTRARCQDNDVSEPEREKRWAELFDQLDLNKDGRIDINELRAGLDAWGVVQSDVEEIVRVSDTNRDGQLDFEEFSRYLRNHEKELRHMFCSLDRNNDGHIDVGEIQQSLYTLGVKVSFEEACRILQSIDRDGTMTIDWNEWRDHFLFNPFHKMEDIAHYWKHSLMLDIGEQLTVPDEFSEWERRTGLVWRQLVAGAIAGVVSRTGTAPLDRLKVFLQVHGSGGFSLWTGLRGMVREGGVRSLWRGNGINVLKIAPESAIKFMAYEQIKWVIRGCKEGGTLRVQERFVAGSLAGATAQTIIYPMEVLKTRLTLRKTGQYSGTIDCARQMLRKEGVLAFYRGYVPNTLGIIPYAGIDLAVYETLKNAWLQQYCTGSADPGVLVLLACGTVSSTCGQLASYPLSLIRTRMQAQA, encoded by the exons ATGGGTGAAGCAGGCTCTCGCTTCCCTTTTGAATGGACCCGAGCTCGCTGTCAAGATAACGACGTGTCTGAACCAGAGCGAGAAAAACGATGGGCCGAACTGTTCGATCAACTGGATTTAAATAAAGATGGTAGAATAGACATAAACGAACTTCGTGCTGGACTGGATGCTTGGGGTGTCGTTCAAAGTGACGTAGAGGAG ATAGTGCGTGTGAGTGATACCAATCGAGATGGACAGCTGGACTTTGAGGAATTCAGCCGGTATCTGCGCAACCATGAGAAGGAGCTGAGGCACATGTTCTGCAGCTTGGACCGTAACAACGATG GTCACATAGATGTGGGGGAAATCCAGCAGTCCTTGTACACCTTAGGTGTGAAGGTATCTTTTGAGGAGGCCTGTAGGATACTGCAAAG TATAGACAGGGATGGCACCATGACAATTGACTGGAATGAATGGCGAGACCATTTCCTGTTTAACCCTTTCCACAAAATGGAGGACATCGCCCACTACTGGAAGCactcattg ATGCTTGATATTGGAGAACAGCTGACTGTGCCGGATGAGTTTTCTGAGTGGGAGCGGAGGACAGGGTTGGTCTGGAGGCAGCTGGTTGCTGGAGCAATAGCGGGAGTTGTGTCCAGAACAGGAACTGCCCCGCTAGATAGACTCAAGGTTTTTCTTCAG GTTCATGGCTCGGGTGGTTTTAGCTTATGGACTGGACTGCGTGGAATGGTGCGGGAAGGCGGCGTCAGGTCCTTATGGAGAGGCAATggcataaatgtattaaaaatcgCTCCCGAGTCTGCCATAAAGTTCATGGCCTATGAACAG ATAAAGTGGGTGATTCGAGGCTGTAAAGAAGGGGGCACACTGAGGGTGCAGGAGAGGTTTGTTGCTGGCTCACTGGCTGGAGCCACTGCTCAAACCATCATCTACCCCATGGAG GTGCTGAAGACGCGTCTTACTCTACGCAAGACAGGGCAGTACTCAGGGACAATAGACTGCGCCAGGCAGATGCTGCGTAAAGAAGGGGTTCTGGCCTTCTATAGAGGCTATGTGCCCAACACACTGGGCATCATTCCTTATGCTGGCATCGATCTAGCTGTCTATGAG ACTCTGAAGAATGCATGGTTGCAGCAGTACTGTACAGGTTCAGCTGACCCTGGGGTTTTGGTGCTGCTCGCCTGTGGCACTGTGTCAAGCACCTGTGGTCAGCTAGCCAGTTATCCACTGTCCCTCATCCGCACTCGTATGCAAGCCCAGG CATAA
- the slc25a23b gene encoding calcium-binding mitochondrial carrier protein SCaMC-3b isoform X3: protein MTIDWNEWRDHFLFNPFHKMEDIAHYWKHSLMLDIGEQLTVPDEFSEWERRTGLVWRQLVAGAIAGVVSRTGTAPLDRLKVFLQVHGSGGFSLWTGLRGMVREGGVRSLWRGNGINVLKIAPESAIKFMAYEQIKWVIRGCKEGGTLRVQERFVAGSLAGATAQTIIYPMEVLKTRLTLRKTGQYSGTIDCARQMLRKEGVLAFYRGYVPNTLGIIPYAGIDLAVYETLKNAWLQQYCTGSADPGVLVLLACGTVSSTCGQLASYPLSLIRTRMQAQASIEGAPQLSMLGQFKYIVSHEGVPGLYRGIAPNFLKVIPAVSISYVVYENMKKALGVG from the exons ATGACAATTGACTGGAATGAATGGCGAGACCATTTCCTGTTTAACCCTTTCCACAAAATGGAGGACATCGCCCACTACTGGAAGCactcattg ATGCTTGATATTGGAGAACAGCTGACTGTGCCGGATGAGTTTTCTGAGTGGGAGCGGAGGACAGGGTTGGTCTGGAGGCAGCTGGTTGCTGGAGCAATAGCGGGAGTTGTGTCCAGAACAGGAACTGCCCCGCTAGATAGACTCAAGGTTTTTCTTCAG GTTCATGGCTCGGGTGGTTTTAGCTTATGGACTGGACTGCGTGGAATGGTGCGGGAAGGCGGCGTCAGGTCCTTATGGAGAGGCAATggcataaatgtattaaaaatcgCTCCCGAGTCTGCCATAAAGTTCATGGCCTATGAACAG ATAAAGTGGGTGATTCGAGGCTGTAAAGAAGGGGGCACACTGAGGGTGCAGGAGAGGTTTGTTGCTGGCTCACTGGCTGGAGCCACTGCTCAAACCATCATCTACCCCATGGAG GTGCTGAAGACGCGTCTTACTCTACGCAAGACAGGGCAGTACTCAGGGACAATAGACTGCGCCAGGCAGATGCTGCGTAAAGAAGGGGTTCTGGCCTTCTATAGAGGCTATGTGCCCAACACACTGGGCATCATTCCTTATGCTGGCATCGATCTAGCTGTCTATGAG ACTCTGAAGAATGCATGGTTGCAGCAGTACTGTACAGGTTCAGCTGACCCTGGGGTTTTGGTGCTGCTCGCCTGTGGCACTGTGTCAAGCACCTGTGGTCAGCTAGCCAGTTATCCACTGTCCCTCATCCGCACTCGTATGCAAGCCCAGG CCTCCATAGAGGGTGCTCCACAGCTGTCCATGTTGGGTCAGTTCAAGTATATAGTCTCCCATGAGGGTGTACCAGGTCTCTACCGTGGCATTGCCCCCAACTTCCTTAAGGTCATTCCTGCTGTCAGCATCTCCTATGTAGTCTATGAAAATATGAAGAAAGCTCTGGGAGTGGGCTAA
- the slc25a23b gene encoding calcium-binding mitochondrial carrier protein SCaMC-3b isoform X4 — protein sequence MLDIGEQLTVPDEFSEWERRTGLVWRQLVAGAIAGVVSRTGTAPLDRLKVFLQVHGSGGFSLWTGLRGMVREGGVRSLWRGNGINVLKIAPESAIKFMAYEQIKWVIRGCKEGGTLRVQERFVAGSLAGATAQTIIYPMEVLKTRLTLRKTGQYSGTIDCARQMLRKEGVLAFYRGYVPNTLGIIPYAGIDLAVYETLKNAWLQQYCTGSADPGVLVLLACGTVSSTCGQLASYPLSLIRTRMQAQASIEGAPQLSMLGQFKYIVSHEGVPGLYRGIAPNFLKVIPAVSISYVVYENMKKALGVG from the exons ATGCTTGATATTGGAGAACAGCTGACTGTGCCGGATGAGTTTTCTGAGTGGGAGCGGAGGACAGGGTTGGTCTGGAGGCAGCTGGTTGCTGGAGCAATAGCGGGAGTTGTGTCCAGAACAGGAACTGCCCCGCTAGATAGACTCAAGGTTTTTCTTCAG GTTCATGGCTCGGGTGGTTTTAGCTTATGGACTGGACTGCGTGGAATGGTGCGGGAAGGCGGCGTCAGGTCCTTATGGAGAGGCAATggcataaatgtattaaaaatcgCTCCCGAGTCTGCCATAAAGTTCATGGCCTATGAACAG ATAAAGTGGGTGATTCGAGGCTGTAAAGAAGGGGGCACACTGAGGGTGCAGGAGAGGTTTGTTGCTGGCTCACTGGCTGGAGCCACTGCTCAAACCATCATCTACCCCATGGAG GTGCTGAAGACGCGTCTTACTCTACGCAAGACAGGGCAGTACTCAGGGACAATAGACTGCGCCAGGCAGATGCTGCGTAAAGAAGGGGTTCTGGCCTTCTATAGAGGCTATGTGCCCAACACACTGGGCATCATTCCTTATGCTGGCATCGATCTAGCTGTCTATGAG ACTCTGAAGAATGCATGGTTGCAGCAGTACTGTACAGGTTCAGCTGACCCTGGGGTTTTGGTGCTGCTCGCCTGTGGCACTGTGTCAAGCACCTGTGGTCAGCTAGCCAGTTATCCACTGTCCCTCATCCGCACTCGTATGCAAGCCCAGG CCTCCATAGAGGGTGCTCCACAGCTGTCCATGTTGGGTCAGTTCAAGTATATAGTCTCCCATGAGGGTGTACCAGGTCTCTACCGTGGCATTGCCCCCAACTTCCTTAAGGTCATTCCTGCTGTCAGCATCTCCTATGTAGTCTATGAAAATATGAAGAAAGCTCTGGGAGTGGGCTAA
- the znf207a gene encoding BUB3-interacting and GLEBS motif-containing protein ZNF207a isoform X1: protein MGRKKKKQMKPWCWYCNRDFDDEKILIQHQKAKHFKCHICHKKLYTGPGLAIHCMQVHKETIDGVPNAIPGRTDIELEIYGMEGIPEKDMEERRRVLEQKTQENQKKKQNQDDSDEEEDDEEAGPSFQQPAAQPQAAYAPMTQPGMAPVPAPGIPPGTYSGMPPMMPGVPPMMPGMPPVMPGMPPGMMAMGGMMPPGPGMPPMMPGMPPGMPPPMGHRPGVNHLPQAPAATAPGIMPRAATPAATVATPQPAVTKPLFPSAGQMGTRAPSTSSASSGVDTLSAPSKPLSQAQQGVSGAVAGPSAPSSAAPKATFPAYSQPTAPAANTGSTVAKPATPVTSKPATLTTTSASSKLMHPDEDISLEELRAQLSRYQCKLASTGQAHISAPAVGTLGAVVPPQQGVPSQQPAVRHSVHGPYGAPPQAVPGYVPGGMPPYGQGPPMVPPYQGAPPRPPMAMRPPVMSQGGRY from the exons ATGggaaggaaaaagaagaagcaaaTGAAGCCATGGTGTTG GTATTGTAATAGGGATTTTGATGATGAAAAGATTCTCATTCAGCATCAAAAAGCGAAACACTTCAAATGTCACATATGTCATAAGAAGCTGTACACTGGTCCAGGCCTGGCCATCCATTGTATGCAG gTTCACAAAGAAACTATTGATGGTGTTCCCAACGCAATACCTGGGAGAACAGACATAGAACTGGAAATTTATGGAATGGAGGGTATTCCAGAGAAGGATATGGAAGAAAGGAGACGTGTGCTTGAGCAAAAAACACAGG aaaaccagaaaaaaaagcagaaccAGGATGATtcagatgaggaggaggatgatgaagagGCAGGGCCCTCATTCCAGCAGCCAGCAGCACAACCCCAGGCTGCTTATGCTCCAATGACACAGCCTGGTATGGCCCCAGTTCCAGCACCAGGGATACCACCTGGGACCTACTCGG gaATGCCTCCGATGATGCCTGGCGTGCCTCCTATGATGCCAGGGATGCCACCGGTCATGCCTGGAATGCCACCCGG TATGATGGCAATGGGTGGGATGATGCCGCCTGGACCAGGAATGCCTCCGATGATGCCAGGCATGCCACCAG GCATGCCTCCTCCTATGGGTCATCGTCCGGGGGTGAACCACCTGCCTCAGGCTCCTGCAGCCACAGCCCCAGGCATAATGCCCCGAGCAGCCACACCTGCAGCCACAGTGGCCACCCCACAGCCTGCTGTAACCAAGCCCTTGTTCCCCAGTGCAGGACAG ATGGGGACTCGAGCTCCCAGCACTAGCTCAGCCTCCTCCGGTGTGGACACTTTGTCAGCACCCTCTAAACCGCTGTCGCAA GCTCAGCAGGGTGTGTCGGGGGCAGTAGCGGGCCCTTCTGCCCCGTCCTCTGCTGCTCCCAAAGCCACATTCCCAGCCTACAGCCAGCCCACGGCCCCTGCTGCCAACACTGGCAGCACCGTGGCCAAACCTGCCACCCCTGTCACAAGTAAGCCTGCCACCCTCACCACTACCAGTGCAAGCAGTAAGTTGATGCACCCTGATGAGGATATATCTCTG gaggaGCTACGCGCTCAGCTCTCTCGCTATCAGTGTAAGCTAGCGAGTACAGGGCAAGCCCACATCAGCGCCCCTGCCGTCGGAACACTGGGTGCTGTGGTGCCACCTCAGCAAGGCGTTCCATCACAGCAGCCAGCAGTCAGGCATTCCGTGCATG GGCCATATGGCGCCCCACCACAAGCAGTACCTGGATATGTGCCAGGTGGGATGCCTCCATATGGCCAAGGCCCCCCTATGGTTCCTCCTTACCAGGGAGCCCCTCCAAGGCCACCAATGGCCATGAGACCTCCTGTAATGTCCCAGGGAGGCCGATATTGA
- the znf207a gene encoding BUB3-interacting and GLEBS motif-containing protein ZNF207a isoform X2: MGRKKKKQMKPWCWYCNRDFDDEKILIQHQKAKHFKCHICHKKLYTGPGLAIHCMQVHKETIDGVPNAIPGRTDIELEIYGMEGIPEKDMEERRRVLEQKTQENQKKKQNQDDSDEEEDDEEAGPSFQQPAAQPQAAYAPMTQPGMAPVPAPGIPPGTYSGMPPMMPGVPPMMPGMPPVMPGMPPGMMAMGGMMPPGPGMPPMMPGMPPGMPPPMGHRPGVNHLPQAPAATAPGIMPRAATPAATVATPQPAVTKPLFPSAGQAQQGVSGAVAGPSAPSSAAPKATFPAYSQPTAPAANTGSTVAKPATPVTSKPATLTTTSASSKLMHPDEDISLEELRAQLSRYQCKLASTGQAHISAPAVGTLGAVVPPQQGVPSQQPAVRHSVHGPYGAPPQAVPGYVPGGMPPYGQGPPMVPPYQGAPPRPPMAMRPPVMSQGGRY, encoded by the exons ATGggaaggaaaaagaagaagcaaaTGAAGCCATGGTGTTG GTATTGTAATAGGGATTTTGATGATGAAAAGATTCTCATTCAGCATCAAAAAGCGAAACACTTCAAATGTCACATATGTCATAAGAAGCTGTACACTGGTCCAGGCCTGGCCATCCATTGTATGCAG gTTCACAAAGAAACTATTGATGGTGTTCCCAACGCAATACCTGGGAGAACAGACATAGAACTGGAAATTTATGGAATGGAGGGTATTCCAGAGAAGGATATGGAAGAAAGGAGACGTGTGCTTGAGCAAAAAACACAGG aaaaccagaaaaaaaagcagaaccAGGATGATtcagatgaggaggaggatgatgaagagGCAGGGCCCTCATTCCAGCAGCCAGCAGCACAACCCCAGGCTGCTTATGCTCCAATGACACAGCCTGGTATGGCCCCAGTTCCAGCACCAGGGATACCACCTGGGACCTACTCGG gaATGCCTCCGATGATGCCTGGCGTGCCTCCTATGATGCCAGGGATGCCACCGGTCATGCCTGGAATGCCACCCGG TATGATGGCAATGGGTGGGATGATGCCGCCTGGACCAGGAATGCCTCCGATGATGCCAGGCATGCCACCAG GCATGCCTCCTCCTATGGGTCATCGTCCGGGGGTGAACCACCTGCCTCAGGCTCCTGCAGCCACAGCCCCAGGCATAATGCCCCGAGCAGCCACACCTGCAGCCACAGTGGCCACCCCACAGCCTGCTGTAACCAAGCCCTTGTTCCCCAGTGCAGGACAG GCTCAGCAGGGTGTGTCGGGGGCAGTAGCGGGCCCTTCTGCCCCGTCCTCTGCTGCTCCCAAAGCCACATTCCCAGCCTACAGCCAGCCCACGGCCCCTGCTGCCAACACTGGCAGCACCGTGGCCAAACCTGCCACCCCTGTCACAAGTAAGCCTGCCACCCTCACCACTACCAGTGCAAGCAGTAAGTTGATGCACCCTGATGAGGATATATCTCTG gaggaGCTACGCGCTCAGCTCTCTCGCTATCAGTGTAAGCTAGCGAGTACAGGGCAAGCCCACATCAGCGCCCCTGCCGTCGGAACACTGGGTGCTGTGGTGCCACCTCAGCAAGGCGTTCCATCACAGCAGCCAGCAGTCAGGCATTCCGTGCATG GGCCATATGGCGCCCCACCACAAGCAGTACCTGGATATGTGCCAGGTGGGATGCCTCCATATGGCCAAGGCCCCCCTATGGTTCCTCCTTACCAGGGAGCCCCTCCAAGGCCACCAATGGCCATGAGACCTCCTGTAATGTCCCAGGGAGGCCGATATTGA